A section of the Pseudomonas flavescens genome encodes:
- the dapD gene encoding 2,3,4,5-tetrahydropyridine-2,6-dicarboxylate N-succinyltransferase: MSNTLFSLAFGVGTQNRQSTWLEVFYAQPLLNPSAELFAKVTEKLGYSGGNQAIALTNQQAGELASALKHIDAVQSALLTRLAESAKPLVATLLAEDAALTSTPEAYLKLHLLSHRLVKPHGLNLTGIFPLLPNVAWTSQGAVDLLELTERQLEARLKGDLLEVFSVDKFPKMTDYVVPTGVRIADSARIRLGAYIGEGTTVMHEGFVNFNAGTAGPGMIEGRVSAGVFVGKGSDLGGGCSTMGTLSGGGNIVISVGEGCLIGANAGIGIPLGDRNIVEAGLYVTAGTKIALLDDQNNLVKVVKGRDLAGQADLLFRRNSQTGAVECKTNKSAIELNEALHAHN, translated from the coding sequence ATGTCCAACACCCTGTTCAGCCTGGCCTTCGGGGTCGGCACCCAAAACCGTCAAAGCACCTGGCTGGAAGTGTTCTACGCACAGCCCCTGCTCAACCCGAGCGCCGAACTGTTCGCCAAGGTCACCGAGAAGCTCGGCTACAGCGGCGGCAACCAGGCCATCGCGCTGACCAACCAGCAGGCCGGTGAACTGGCCAGTGCCCTGAAACACATCGACGCGGTACAGAGCGCCCTGCTCACCCGCCTGGCGGAAAGCGCCAAGCCGCTGGTCGCCACCCTGCTGGCCGAAGATGCCGCCCTGACCAGCACCCCCGAGGCTTACCTCAAGCTGCACCTGCTGTCCCATCGCCTGGTCAAGCCCCACGGCCTGAACCTGACCGGCATCTTCCCGCTGCTGCCCAACGTTGCCTGGACCAGCCAGGGTGCCGTGGATCTGCTCGAGCTGACCGAGCGCCAGCTGGAAGCTCGCCTGAAAGGCGACCTGCTGGAAGTCTTCTCGGTGGACAAGTTCCCGAAAATGACCGACTACGTGGTACCCACCGGCGTACGTATCGCCGACAGCGCACGTATCCGCCTGGGCGCCTACATCGGTGAAGGCACCACCGTGATGCACGAAGGTTTCGTCAACTTCAACGCCGGCACCGCTGGCCCCGGCATGATCGAAGGCCGCGTTTCCGCTGGCGTATTCGTCGGCAAGGGGTCGGATCTGGGCGGCGGCTGCTCGACCATGGGCACCCTGTCCGGTGGCGGCAACATCGTCATCTCCGTGGGTGAAGGCTGCCTGATCGGCGCCAACGCTGGCATCGGCATCCCATTGGGCGACCGCAACATCGTCGAAGCCGGCCTGTACGTGACCGCTGGCACCAAGATCGCCCTGCTCGACGACCAGAACAACCTGGTCAAGGTGGTCAAGGGTCGTGACCTGGCGGGTCAGGCCGACCTGCTGTTCCGTCGCAACTCGCAAACTGGCGCGGTGGAGTGCAAGACCAACAAGTCGGCCATCGAGCTGAACGAAGCCCTGCACGCTCACAACTGA
- a CDS encoding ArsC family reductase has protein sequence MSNVLYGIKACDTMKKARTWLDEQGIAYQFHDYKTAGIDRGNLQKWCDEHGWETILNRAGTTFRKLDDAQKSDLDQAKAIELMLAQPSMIKRPVLDLGTRTLVGFKPERYAAELA, from the coding sequence ATGAGTAACGTCCTTTATGGGATCAAGGCCTGCGACACCATGAAGAAGGCCCGCACCTGGCTCGACGAGCAAGGTATCGCTTACCAGTTTCACGATTACAAGACCGCCGGCATCGACCGCGGCAACCTGCAGAAGTGGTGTGACGAGCACGGCTGGGAAACCATCCTCAACCGCGCCGGTACCACGTTCCGCAAACTCGACGACGCCCAGAAGAGCGATCTCGATCAGGCCAAGGCCATCGAACTGATGCTGGCCCAACCGTCGATGATCAAGCGCCCCGTGCTGGATCTGGGCACGCGTACGCTGGTCGGCTTCAAACCCGAGCGCTATGCCGCCGAACTGGCCTGA
- a CDS encoding Na+/H+ antiporter gives MQLLYTILIMLLVVSGTRISAQFIPLPLPILQILIGALLAIPVLGLHVRLDPELFLLLFIPPLLFVDGWRMPKGQFRKLRTPILFLAFALVFFTIVGAGYFIHWLLPQVPLAACFALAAVLSPTDAVAVSAIAHGRLPGTLNNLLQGEALMNDASGLVAFKFAVAATLTGVFSLGDASLQFVLVAVGGLLIGMALSYLLGRLRAWMIARGWEEPAPHVLLMLLLPFAAYVAAEHLGLSGILSAVAAGMMQSRLDLLPRQTTTRLLNRGVWAMLEFTFNGLIFLLLGLQLPDIIKAVIGDHADAWQLLLPALGYVLAVYGVLMALRFVWVYSYWRTSGMLRRWRGKSTRFAGQSRLALTAVLTLGGVRGAVTLAGVMSLPLLLNNGQAFPERDLLILIAAGVILVSLLVASVALPSLLPLLPQDNVARQEGELNRHRAQVLQAAIRCLEADDEKASDTDGAIAAAEIRAKLMSEYRDLLERTRTRRAEESRDYQRQADQLEYRMRLHALRTQRLELYRMRKENQLDDDMLAEILRDLDNAEARLLKG, from the coding sequence ATGCAGCTTCTCTACACCATCCTGATCATGTTGCTGGTGGTCAGCGGCACCCGTATCAGCGCCCAGTTCATTCCGCTGCCACTGCCGATCCTGCAGATTCTCATCGGTGCACTGCTGGCGATACCGGTACTGGGGCTGCATGTACGGCTGGACCCCGAGCTGTTCCTCCTGCTGTTCATCCCGCCGCTGTTGTTCGTCGACGGCTGGCGCATGCCCAAGGGGCAGTTTCGCAAGCTGCGTACACCGATCCTGTTTCTGGCTTTCGCTCTGGTGTTCTTCACCATTGTGGGTGCGGGTTATTTCATTCATTGGTTGCTGCCTCAGGTGCCACTGGCGGCTTGCTTCGCGCTGGCGGCAGTGCTGTCGCCAACCGATGCAGTGGCGGTGTCGGCGATCGCTCACGGTCGCCTGCCAGGCACCCTGAACAACCTGCTGCAAGGCGAGGCGCTGATGAACGACGCCTCGGGCCTGGTGGCCTTCAAGTTCGCCGTGGCGGCGACCCTGACCGGGGTGTTTTCCCTGGGCGACGCCAGCCTGCAGTTCGTCCTGGTGGCCGTCGGCGGGCTGCTGATCGGTATGGCGCTGAGCTACCTGCTGGGCCGCTTGCGGGCCTGGATGATCGCCCGTGGCTGGGAGGAGCCGGCGCCCCACGTGCTGCTGATGCTGTTGCTGCCTTTCGCCGCCTACGTAGCCGCCGAGCATCTGGGACTGTCGGGCATCCTTTCGGCGGTTGCCGCCGGCATGATGCAGAGCCGTCTCGATCTGCTGCCACGGCAGACCACCACACGCCTGCTCAATCGCGGTGTGTGGGCGATGCTCGAATTCACCTTCAACGGCCTGATCTTCCTGCTGCTTGGTCTGCAGTTGCCGGACATCATCAAGGCGGTCATCGGTGATCACGCCGACGCTTGGCAACTGCTGTTGCCGGCGTTGGGCTATGTGCTGGCGGTGTACGGGGTGCTGATGGCGCTGCGTTTCGTCTGGGTCTACAGCTACTGGCGTACCTCGGGCATGCTGCGGCGCTGGCGCGGCAAGTCGACCCGTTTCGCCGGGCAGTCGCGCCTGGCCCTGACGGCCGTACTGACCCTGGGGGGCGTACGGGGCGCGGTGACGCTGGCCGGCGTGATGTCGTTGCCACTGTTGCTCAACAATGGCCAGGCGTTTCCCGAGCGCGACCTGCTGATCCTGATCGCCGCGGGTGTGATCCTGGTGTCGCTGCTGGTCGCCAGCGTGGCATTGCCGAGTCTGCTGCCGCTGCTGCCCCAGGACAACGTGGCGCGCCAGGAGGGCGAGCTCAATCGGCACCGCGCTCAGGTGCTGCAGGCGGCCATTCGCTGCCTGGAGGCCGACGATGAAAAGGCCTCGGATACCGACGGTGCGATCGCCGCGGCCGAAATCCGCGCCAAGCTGATGAGCGAGTACCGCGACCTGCTCGAGCGCACCCGTACGCGCCGTGCCGAGGAGTCGCGTGACTATCAGCGTCAGGCCGACCAGCTGGAGTACCGCATGCGTCTGCATGCACTGCGCACCCAGCGTCTGGAGCTGTACCGGATGCGCAAGGAGAACCAGTTGGACGATGACATGCTGGCGGAAATTCTTCGCGACCTGGATAACGCCGAGGCGCGTCTGCTCAAGGGTTAG
- a CDS encoding acyl-CoA dehydrogenase family protein has product MHDIELDDEQRMIRDCTRQFARRAIAPHAEAWEKAGWIDDAVVAQMGEMGLLGMVVPDTWGGSYLDYVAYALAIEEVSAADAATGTLMSVHNSVGCGPLLNHGNDAQKNEWLPRLANGAVIGCFCLTEPQAGSEAHNLRTRAELRDGHWVLDGAKQFVTNGRRAGLAIVFAVTDAALGKQGISAFLVPTNTPGFRIERSEHKMGIRASDTCAIALENCRIPASNLLGERGKGLGIALSNLEGGRIGIAAQAVGIARAAFEAALLYSRERVQFDKPIGEHQSIANLLADMHTQINAARLLTLHAARLRSAGQACLSEASQAKLFASEMAERVCSKALQVHGGYGYLEDFPVQRYYRDARITQIYEGASEIQRLLIARELKHYQP; this is encoded by the coding sequence ATGCACGACATCGAACTGGACGACGAACAACGCATGATCCGCGACTGCACCCGGCAGTTCGCCCGGCGCGCCATCGCCCCCCACGCCGAAGCATGGGAAAAGGCCGGCTGGATCGATGACGCGGTAGTGGCCCAGATGGGCGAAATGGGTCTGCTGGGAATGGTCGTCCCGGATACCTGGGGCGGCAGCTACCTCGACTATGTGGCCTACGCCCTGGCCATCGAGGAAGTCTCAGCCGCCGATGCCGCCACCGGCACCCTGATGAGCGTGCACAACTCGGTGGGCTGCGGCCCGCTGCTCAACCATGGCAACGACGCCCAGAAGAACGAATGGCTGCCGCGCCTGGCCAACGGCGCAGTGATCGGCTGCTTCTGCCTGACCGAACCCCAGGCGGGTTCCGAAGCCCACAACCTGCGTACCCGTGCCGAACTGCGCGACGGCCACTGGGTCCTCGATGGCGCCAAGCAGTTCGTCACCAATGGCCGCCGCGCCGGTCTGGCCATCGTCTTCGCGGTTACCGATGCCGCGCTTGGCAAGCAGGGCATTTCCGCCTTTCTGGTGCCGACCAACACCCCCGGCTTTCGCATCGAACGCAGTGAACACAAGATGGGCATTCGCGCTTCGGATACCTGCGCCATCGCCCTGGAGAACTGCCGCATCCCCGCCAGCAATCTGCTCGGCGAGCGCGGCAAGGGGCTGGGTATCGCCTTGTCCAATCTCGAGGGCGGGCGCATCGGCATTGCCGCCCAGGCGGTGGGTATCGCCCGCGCAGCCTTCGAGGCGGCGCTGCTCTACTCCCGTGAAAGGGTGCAGTTCGACAAGCCCATTGGCGAGCATCAGAGCATCGCCAACCTGCTCGCCGACATGCACACCCAGATCAACGCCGCACGCCTGCTGACCCTGCATGCCGCCCGCCTGCGCAGTGCCGGTCAGGCGTGCCTGTCGGAAGCCTCCCAGGCCAAGCTGTTCGCCTCGGAAATGGCCGAGCGCGTGTGTTCGAAGGCGCTGCAGGTGCATGGCGGCTACGGCTACCTGGAGGACTTCCCGGTGCAGCGTTACTACCGGGATGCGCGCATCACGCAGATCTACGAGGGCGCCAGCGAGATCCAGCGTCTGCTGATAGCCCGGGAGCTGAAGCATTACCAACCCTAA
- a CDS encoding lytic murein transglycosylase, whose translation MPNLFIRGLPATAAASFLLLLTACADAPAQPLATQSATQGNTPTNAAFTQPVQEQLSFEQWRDLLRSDAIAAGISPTLFDRAFAGVVPNPDVVKADSSQPEFSRPVWEYLNGAVSPSRVARGRILLTQNRALLNQIEQRYGVDAETLVAIWGMESNFGSNIGSHNVVRSLATLAYEGRRQAFWRSQLLAVLQILQHGDIAPESLVGSWAGAMGQTQFMPTTYNEHAVDFDGDGKRDVWTSSADALASAAHYLQGSNWQLRQPWGFEVELPQGFDYALADPEVRRSLSEWRALGIHPVSQPLNTPRDDASATLLLPAGHRGPAFLLMGNFRSILRYNNSTSYALAIGLLSDSLRGGGGVQGTWPEGDRQLGRSERVELQERLSARGFDSGHADGIIGANTRKAIRAFQLHLGWPADGYPDSNLLDQLRQQN comes from the coding sequence ATGCCCAACCTGTTCATTCGCGGCCTGCCTGCCACCGCTGCGGCCAGCTTCCTGCTTTTGCTCACGGCCTGTGCCGATGCCCCTGCCCAGCCCCTGGCCACCCAGAGCGCTACGCAGGGCAATACCCCGACCAACGCCGCATTCACCCAGCCCGTTCAGGAGCAGTTGAGCTTCGAACAATGGCGTGACCTGTTGCGCAGCGACGCGATCGCCGCCGGCATCAGCCCGACCCTGTTCGACCGCGCCTTCGCTGGCGTCGTGCCGAACCCGGACGTGGTCAAGGCCGACAGCAGCCAACCCGAATTCAGCCGCCCGGTGTGGGAGTACCTCAACGGTGCCGTCTCCCCCAGCCGTGTCGCTCGCGGTCGTATCCTGCTGACGCAAAACCGTGCCCTGCTCAATCAGATCGAGCAGCGCTATGGCGTCGACGCAGAGACCCTGGTCGCCATCTGGGGCATGGAAAGCAACTTCGGCAGCAACATCGGCAGCCACAACGTGGTGCGCTCCCTGGCCACGCTGGCCTATGAGGGGCGACGTCAGGCGTTCTGGCGCAGCCAGTTGCTGGCCGTGCTGCAGATTCTCCAACACGGCGACATCGCCCCGGAAAGCCTGGTCGGCTCCTGGGCCGGAGCCATGGGGCAGACCCAGTTCATGCCCACCACCTACAACGAACACGCGGTGGATTTCGACGGTGACGGCAAGCGCGACGTGTGGACGTCCTCGGCCGATGCGCTGGCCTCGGCGGCTCACTACCTGCAAGGCTCCAACTGGCAACTGCGTCAGCCTTGGGGCTTCGAGGTCGAGCTGCCGCAGGGCTTCGACTACGCCCTGGCCGACCCGGAAGTACGCCGCAGCCTCAGCGAATGGCGTGCCCTGGGCATTCACCCGGTGAGCCAACCGTTGAACACGCCTCGTGACGACGCCAGCGCCACCTTGCTGCTGCCCGCAGGCCACCGTGGCCCGGCATTCCTGCTGATGGGTAACTTCCGCAGCATCCTGCGCTACAACAACTCCACCTCCTACGCGCTGGCGATCGGGCTGCTGTCCGACAGCCTGCGTGGCGGCGGTGGCGTGCAAGGCACCTGGCCGGAAGGCGATCGGCAGCTGGGTCGCAGCGAGCGTGTCGAGCTACAGGAGCGCCTGAGCGCCCGTGGTTTCGATTCCGGTCATGCCGATGGCATCATCGGCGCCAACACCCGCAAGGCGATCCGTGCCTTCCAGCTGCACCTGGGCTGGCCAGCCGATGGCTACCCGGACAGCAACCTGCTCGACCAACTGCGCCAGCAGAACTGA
- the arfA gene encoding alternative ribosome rescue factor ArfA — protein sequence MSKKARPNKAKSIIAQPLFRSRQERPGKGKGSYRRQASQQNWEAFSFLELSKKAA from the coding sequence ATGAGCAAGAAAGCACGCCCGAACAAGGCCAAATCCATCATCGCCCAGCCGCTGTTCCGCTCACGCCAGGAACGCCCCGGCAAAGGAAAAGGCAGCTACCGCCGCCAAGCCTCCCAGCAGAACTGGGAGGCCTTTTCGTTTCTGGAGCTGTCGAAAAAGGCAGCCTGA